A single region of the Streptomyces sp. NBC_00236 genome encodes:
- a CDS encoding peroxiredoxin translates to MSHLTDLPADLPVPEDDGAAAHLPGRPVPDVELPDTTGGNVALHDLGEGRSIVYCYPLTGRPDTDLPEGWNSIPGARGCTSEACDFRDHHDDLKAAGVTHVFGLSSQDTAYQQEVVDRLRLPFPMLSDTGFRLSALLGLPTFRADGVPLYKRITLVIRDGVIEHVFYPVFPPNTHAQQVLEWLRERDEG, encoded by the coding sequence GTGAGCCACCTGACCGATCTGCCCGCAGACCTCCCCGTCCCCGAGGACGACGGAGCGGCCGCCCATCTCCCGGGCCGCCCGGTCCCGGACGTCGAACTGCCCGACACCACCGGGGGCAACGTCGCGCTGCACGATCTGGGCGAGGGCCGGTCGATCGTCTACTGCTACCCGCTCACCGGACGCCCCGACACCGACCTTCCCGAAGGCTGGAACAGCATCCCCGGAGCACGCGGGTGCACCAGCGAGGCGTGCGACTTCCGCGACCACCACGACGACCTCAAGGCCGCCGGGGTGACCCATGTGTTCGGGCTGTCCAGCCAGGACACCGCGTACCAGCAGGAGGTCGTGGACCGGCTCCGGCTCCCGTTCCCGATGCTCTCCGACACCGGCTTCCGGCTCTCCGCCCTGCTCGGGCTGCCCACCTTCCGGGCCGACGGGGTGCCCCTGTACAAGCGCATCACCCTCGTCATCCGTGACGGCGTGATCGAGCACGTCTTCTATCCGGTCTTCCCGCCGAACACCCACGCACAGCAGGTACTGGAATGGCTCAGGGAGAGGGATGAGGGATGA
- a CDS encoding histidine phosphatase family protein: MTATATRYLYLTRHGEASPDESELTESGRRQAVLLGQRLRGCPLTAIHHGPLPRAAQTARLIREQLDGVPLQVSEPAGDYVPYLPQRHELPPESAAAMVARLAGFPAQERERGPELAREALVRFTGPVDGEQPRHELLVTHNFLTGWLVRDALDAPKWRWMGLYHANAALTVIRYEPGRPAAVLLYNDTGHLPTELRAACFPADLHL, translated from the coding sequence ATGACCGCAACAGCCACCCGTTACCTCTACCTCACGCGCCACGGCGAAGCCTCACCGGACGAGAGCGAGCTGACGGAGAGCGGTCGACGGCAAGCGGTACTTCTGGGTCAGCGGCTCCGGGGCTGCCCTCTCACGGCCATCCACCACGGCCCCCTTCCCCGGGCCGCGCAGACCGCCCGGCTGATCCGTGAACAGCTCGACGGCGTTCCCCTTCAGGTGTCCGAGCCGGCTGGGGACTACGTTCCGTACCTGCCGCAACGACACGAGCTGCCTCCGGAATCGGCCGCCGCCATGGTCGCCCGCCTGGCCGGGTTTCCCGCCCAGGAGCGCGAACGGGGGCCAGAGTTGGCCCGGGAAGCCCTCGTACGGTTCACGGGGCCGGTGGACGGGGAGCAGCCGCGTCACGAACTGCTCGTCACCCACAACTTCCTCACCGGCTGGCTCGTCCGGGATGCCCTCGACGCTCCGAAGTGGCGGTGGATGGGCCTCTACCACGCCAACGCCGCCCTGACCGTGATCCGGTACGAGCCCGGCCGGCCCGCGGCCGTGCTCCTCTACAACGACACCGGGCACCTGCCCACGGAGCTGCGCGCGGCCTGCTTTCCGGCCGACCTTCACCTCTGA
- a CDS encoding trypsin-like serine protease — protein MRLTRRSRVLAAATSLVAVPLALCAVPAAAVTGPASAASDTTHAYTAQIIVGANDRGCSGVLVDAEWLLTAASCFAADPAQSLSVTAGVPASNVTATIGRTDLTSTSGAQRKIVELVPRTDRDVVLARLDRPVTDVAPATLATAAPAAGEELKFAGYGRTKDEWAPLNLHTGTYTVDSATATTAAVTGKDAAACMGDSGGPVLRGTGTAAQLVALNSQSFQGGCFGSDETQTSTAGVTARVDDLKSWIDSKVGATAITDFNGDGVEDIAVADAKATVGGDAGAGLVRIVYGAGKGIAQIDQDLDWVAGSGEANDGFGEALATVDYNQDGYTDLVVATPGEAVDGASDAGMVDILFGGAGGLGTGAVKSQHLEQGAGTGALSVSASEAGDNMGKALAAGTTAAGRPWILIGVPGESVGTEDAAGMAFYVYGDTSRSLHQDLPTGVPGAPEAGDRFGASVTGDGNFFAIGAPGEDLDTAADAGQVALFNHTLDADGRPTSIGGVDQGNDAVSGAAETGDEFGAALAMTAYRASATAGATTSMLAIGSPGETTASGGVDHADAGRAVLVRINADNTWTYLRELRQGEADDTVSGTSETGDRMGESLTAINTAPRQVATASSLLVAVGTPGEAIGTEKESGAIHVFSMLGAAGDNDLWIEAGDGDGIPGTSKAGQRLGESIHFTGTRLYAGLPYGPSTYGALYALPVGNVIPGGTDGTVTTYQPGTGGLPAAGSAFGHAAR, from the coding sequence ATGCGCCTTACCAGACGCTCCCGCGTTCTCGCCGCGGCCACCTCCCTCGTGGCCGTGCCGCTCGCGCTGTGCGCCGTACCCGCCGCCGCCGTCACCGGACCGGCCTCCGCGGCCTCCGACACCACCCACGCCTACACCGCGCAGATCATCGTCGGAGCGAACGACCGCGGCTGCTCCGGTGTCCTGGTCGACGCCGAATGGCTGCTCACCGCCGCGAGCTGCTTCGCCGCCGACCCGGCGCAGAGCCTCTCCGTGACCGCCGGGGTCCCGGCGTCGAACGTGACCGCGACGATCGGCCGCACCGACCTCACCTCGACCTCCGGTGCCCAGCGCAAGATCGTCGAACTGGTGCCGCGCACCGACCGTGACGTGGTCCTGGCCCGCCTCGACCGGCCCGTCACCGACGTCGCCCCCGCCACCCTGGCCACCGCGGCCCCGGCCGCGGGCGAGGAGCTGAAGTTCGCGGGATACGGCCGCACCAAGGACGAATGGGCGCCGCTGAACCTGCACACCGGCACCTACACCGTGGACTCGGCCACCGCGACCACGGCGGCCGTCACCGGCAAGGACGCCGCCGCGTGCATGGGTGACTCCGGCGGCCCGGTCCTCCGCGGCACCGGCACCGCGGCACAGCTGGTGGCGCTGAACAGCCAGTCCTTCCAGGGCGGTTGCTTCGGCAGCGACGAGACGCAGACCAGCACCGCGGGCGTCACCGCCCGCGTCGACGACCTGAAGTCCTGGATCGACTCCAAGGTCGGCGCCACCGCCATCACCGACTTCAACGGGGACGGCGTCGAGGACATCGCCGTCGCCGACGCCAAGGCGACCGTGGGCGGCGACGCCGGAGCCGGCCTCGTCCGGATCGTGTACGGCGCCGGCAAGGGCATCGCGCAGATCGACCAGGACCTGGACTGGGTGGCCGGCTCGGGCGAGGCGAACGACGGTTTCGGCGAGGCGCTCGCCACCGTCGACTACAACCAGGACGGCTACACCGACCTGGTGGTCGCGACCCCGGGTGAAGCGGTGGACGGCGCCTCGGACGCCGGCATGGTCGACATACTCTTCGGCGGCGCCGGCGGCCTGGGCACCGGCGCGGTGAAGAGTCAGCACCTCGAGCAGGGCGCGGGCACCGGCGCACTCTCCGTCTCGGCCTCCGAGGCCGGCGACAACATGGGCAAGGCCCTTGCGGCCGGCACCACGGCCGCGGGCCGCCCGTGGATCCTCATCGGCGTACCGGGCGAGTCCGTCGGCACCGAGGACGCCGCCGGGATGGCCTTCTACGTCTACGGTGACACCAGCCGCTCCCTCCACCAGGACCTGCCGACCGGGGTGCCCGGAGCGCCCGAGGCGGGCGACAGGTTCGGCGCCTCCGTCACCGGTGACGGGAACTTCTTCGCCATCGGCGCTCCCGGCGAGGACCTCGACACCGCAGCCGACGCCGGCCAGGTGGCCCTGTTCAACCACACCCTGGACGCGGACGGCCGGCCCACCAGCATCGGCGGTGTCGACCAGGGCAACGACGCGGTGAGCGGCGCCGCCGAGACGGGCGACGAGTTCGGCGCCGCCCTGGCCATGACCGCGTACCGCGCCTCCGCCACGGCCGGCGCCACCACCTCGATGCTGGCGATCGGTTCGCCGGGCGAGACCACCGCCTCCGGCGGCGTCGACCACGCGGACGCCGGACGGGCCGTCCTGGTGCGGATCAACGCCGACAACACCTGGACCTACCTGCGCGAACTGCGGCAGGGCGAAGCGGACGACACGGTCTCGGGTACCTCGGAGACCGGCGACCGGATGGGCGAGAGCCTGACCGCGATCAACACCGCGCCGCGCCAGGTGGCCACCGCCTCCTCCCTGCTCGTCGCCGTCGGAACCCCGGGCGAGGCCATCGGCACGGAGAAGGAATCCGGCGCGATCCACGTCTTCTCGATGCTGGGCGCGGCCGGTGACAACGATCTGTGGATCGAGGCCGGCGACGGCGACGGCATCCCCGGCACCTCCAAGGCGGGCCAGCGCCTGGGCGAGAGCATCCACTTCACCGGCACCCGCCTCTACGCCGGCCTGCCCTACGGCCCCAGCACCTACGGTGCGCTGTACGCCCTGCCGGTCGGCAACGTCATCCCCGGCGGCACCGACGGCACGGTGACCACGTACCAGCCCGGCACCGGCGGCCTGCCCGCAGCCGGCAGCGCCTTCGGCCACGCCGCGCGCTGA